The Impatiens glandulifera chromosome 8, dImpGla2.1, whole genome shotgun sequence genome includes a window with the following:
- the LOC124911462 gene encoding protein SUPPRESSOR OF MAX2 1-like, translating into MRAGLSTIHQTLTPEAANVLNHSIAEATRRIHGQTTPLHVAATLLASPSGFLRQACIRSHPNSSHPLQCRALELCFSVALDRLPTAQNMAVGTEPPISNALMAALKRSQAHQRRGCPEQQQQPLLAVKVELEQLIISILDDPSVSRVMREASFSSPAVKAIIEQQQSMNSQSSTTTRTTINSTPIGRMFRQTPIPSPVLPNGNRNLYMNPLLQQGNPLQQRTEEVKKVIDIMVRSKKRNPILVGESEPGSVMKEVIRRIEKGEVTEASLKNAQVMVLRKEKTISEFGDEIEARLIKGGLGTSIVIDLCDLKWLVEQPMVRVVCETGRTAVVEMGKILSRFPERVWLIGTASCETYLRCQVYHPSMENDWDLQALPITARSPHSVHGMFQRSAGNIGILNRSIESINPPLKTAESSSSDNMNSEAARSRLPQWLQCAKTDNIPTRVQKNYGLGLYNPNLQPKAVSPVRTNLALGQTENLEKTTQTEQIKDFLSCISSEPAPIVKIHELQAEKFSKAADTDTFKKLLKGLTEKAWWQPEAASSLATAITRCRMGNGKKRGSSSKGDIWLLFTGPDKVSKRKMASVVADQVCGSSLVVLSLGSRRDGDLTRGKTALNRIAEAVRMDPFSVIMLEDVDEADMVIRGSIKRAMERGRLTDSHGREISLGNVVFILTVKADNMRNVVDHDESRFSSLAGGNWQLKLSVAEKRFKRRASWLDGMGNPKKQTGVSHGVSFDLNLLADGEDDRTDGSYNSSDVTIEHETETGVETRQFIITSVPRELAVHVDDTIVFKPMEFEMIRREIKTTIVEKFSDAIFEKNVTIEVEDSALEKVLGGIWLGGASLNEWAEKVLCPSFEKLRPRMSFLGKSEEAWVVRLELDGDDDSGERRSNRDWLPEEIAVAADV; encoded by the exons ATGAGAGCCGGCCTTAGTACTATCCACCAGACGTTAACGCCAGAAGCGGCAAACGTCTTGAATCATTCAATCGCGGAGGCTACTCGCCGTATCCACGGCCAGACGACGCCGCTTCATGTGGCGGCTACTTTACTCGCTTCACCTTCTGGGTTCCTCCGTCAGGCATGTATCCGTTCTCATCCAAACTCGTCTCACCCTCTTCAGTGTCGTGCCCTAGAGCTTTGTTTCAGTGTCGCCCTTGATCGTCTACCCACTGCACAAAACATGGCTGTAGGTACTGAACCCCCTATTTCAAATGCACTCATGGCTGCACTTAAACGGTCTCAAGCCCATCAAAGGAGGGGATGTCCTGAGCAGCAACAACAACCTTTGTTAGCTGTTAAGGTTGAGCTTGAACAACTGATTATCTCGATCCTGGATGACCCTAGTGTTAGCCGTGTCATGCGTGAGGCTAGCTTCTCAAGCCCTGCAGTCAAAGCCATAATtgaacaacaacaatcaatgaATTCTCAATCGTCAACAACAACAAGAACAACAATCAATTCTACCCCAATTGGAAGAATGTTCAGACAAACCCCGATTCCATCACCTGTATTACCCAATGGCAATAGGAATCTGTACATGAATCCCCTGTTACAACAGGGGAATCCATTACAACAGAGAACTGAGGAGGTGAAGAAGGTGATCGACATAATGGTTAGAAGCAAGAAGAGAAACCCAATCCTAGTCGGTGAATCAGAGCCAGGATCAGTGATGAAGGAGGTGATAAGAAGGATTGAGAAAGGAGAAGTGACAGAAGCCTCATTAAAGAACGCTCAAGTAATGGTACTAAGGAAGGAGAAGACTATTTCTGAATTTGGAGATGAAATTGAAGCTCGGTTGATTAAAGGGGGATTAGGAACGAGCATTGTGATTGATTTGTGTGATCTGAAGTGGCTGGTGGAACAGCCTATGGTGCGAGTTGTCTGTGAGACAGGAAGAACGGCTGTGGTCGAGATGGGGAAGATTTTGTCGAGGTTTCCAGAAAGGGTTTGGTTAATCGGGACTGCTAGTTGTGAGACTTATTTAAGATGCCAAGTTTATCATCCTTCAATGGAGAATGACTGGGATTTGCAGGCTTTGCCCATTACAGCTAGATCTCCTCATTCTGTTCATGGAATGTTCCAAAG ATCAGCTGGAAACATTGGGATTCTTAACAGGTCCATTGAATCTATTAACCCACCTTTAAAAACAGCAGAATCATCTTCCTCTGATAACATGAATTCAGAGGCAGCTAGATCTCGGTTGCCTCAATGGTTGCAATGTGCTAAAACCGATAACATTCCAACTCGG GTGCAGAAGAATTATGGTCTTGGCTTGTATAATCCAAACTTGCAGCCTAAGGCGGTTAGCCCTGTTAGGACAAATCTTGCTCTTGGCCAGACAGAAAACCTCGAGAAAACGACTCAAACAGAACAAATAAAAGACTTTTTGTCCTGTATCTCATCTGAACCGGCACCAATAGTGAAAATCCACGAATTGCAAGCCGAGAAGTTTTCTAAAGCAGCAGATACCGACACGTTTAAGAAGCTTCTAAAGGGCTTAACGGAGAAGGCTTGGTGGCAGCCAGAGGCGGCATCATCTTTAGCGACTGCCATAACCCGTTGTAGAATGGGTAATGGAAAAAAACGAGGCTCATCTTCGAAAGGTGATATATGGTTGTTATTTACCGGTCCAGATAAGGTTTCCAAGAGGAAGATGGCATCAGTTGTTGCCGATCAAGTATGCGGTTCTAGCCTGGTTGTATTAAGTTTAGGGTCTAGACGAGATGGTGATTTGACCCGTGGTAAAACCGCTTTGAATAGAATAGCGGAGGCGGTTAGAATGGACCCGTTTTCGGTTATAATGTTGGAGGATGTGGACGAGGCGGATATGGTTATTCGCGGGAGTATTAAACGAGCCATGGAAAGAGGGCGGCTTACGGATTCTCACGGTCGCGAAATTAGTCTGGGAAACGTTGTTTTCATTCTCACGGTCAAGGCAGATAATATGAGGAACGTTGTTGATCATGACGAAAGTAGGTTTAGTTCGTTAGCTGGAGGGAATTGGCAGTTGAAGCTTTCTGTCGCGGAGAAGAGGTTCAAGCGTCGGGCCAGCTGGCTCGACGGAATGGGGAATCCGAAGAAACAAACGGGTGTTTCTCATGGCGTGTCGTTTGATCTTAATTTGTTGGCAGATGGTGAGGATGATAGGACCGACGGATCCTACAATTCGAGCGATGTAACTATCGAACATGAAACGGAGACCGGTGTAGAAACAAGGCAATTCATCATCACATCAGTGCCTCGTGAGCTGGCTGTCCACGTGGATGACACTATTGTTTTCAAGCCCATGGAATTCGAAATGATTCGGAGAGAAATCAAGACAACAATCGTGGAGAAATTCTCCGATGCGATATTTGAGAAGAATGTCACAATTGAAGTGGAAGATTCCGCTCTCGAGAAGGTTCTCGGGGGGATATGGCTTGGCGGGGCTAGCCTAAACGAGTGGGCCGAGAAGGTTTTGTGCCCGAGTTTCGAAAAACTTAGGCCCCGAATGTCTTTTCTTGGGAAATCAGAAGAGGCTTGGGTGGTTCGACTTGAACTCGACGGGGATGATGATTCCGGCGAAAGGAGAAGCAATAGAGATTGGTTGCCGGAGGAAATCGCGGTGGCTGCAGATGTTTGA